A DNA window from Actinomadura coerulea contains the following coding sequences:
- a CDS encoding NYN domain-containing protein has translation MVSENTARLAVLIDADNAQPAIVEALLAEVAKYGTAHVKRAYGDWTGTSLRGWKEQLLDQSIQPIQQFAYTKGKNATDAAMVIDAMDLLYSDRFDGFCLVSSDSDFTRLAARIRESGLTVYGFGERKTPKPFVAACDKFIYIENLLYDQDATTPAAATLQPAPPTPAAKLKKDAALVNLLRNAVEAASDEDGWAALASVGHIITKQRPEFDSRNYGYAKLNELIAATTLFVLDRRSPGDGKANIIYVRDKRHQDRKPGS, from the coding sequence ATGGTCAGCGAGAACACGGCCAGGCTGGCGGTGCTCATCGACGCCGACAACGCGCAGCCCGCGATCGTCGAGGCCCTCCTGGCAGAGGTCGCGAAGTACGGGACGGCCCACGTCAAGCGCGCCTACGGCGACTGGACCGGCACCAGCCTGCGGGGCTGGAAGGAGCAGCTGCTCGACCAGTCGATCCAGCCGATCCAGCAGTTCGCCTACACCAAGGGCAAGAACGCGACCGACGCCGCGATGGTCATCGACGCGATGGACCTGCTGTACTCCGACCGCTTCGACGGGTTCTGCCTCGTCTCCAGCGACAGCGACTTCACCCGCCTGGCCGCGCGCATCCGCGAGTCGGGCCTGACCGTGTACGGATTCGGCGAGCGCAAGACCCCCAAGCCCTTCGTGGCGGCCTGCGACAAGTTCATCTACATCGAGAACCTGCTGTACGACCAGGACGCGACCACCCCGGCCGCCGCGACGCTCCAGCCGGCGCCCCCGACGCCGGCCGCCAAGCTGAAGAAGGACGCCGCCCTCGTCAACCTCCTCCGCAACGCCGTGGAGGCGGCGTCCGACGAGGACGGCTGGGCCGCCCTGGCGTCCGTGGGCCACATCATCACCAAGCAGCGCCCCGAGTTCGACTCCCGCAACTACGGCTACGCCAAGCTCAACGAGCTGATCGCCGCGACGACGCTGTTCGTCCTGGACCGCCGCAGCCCCGGCGACGGCAAGGCGAACATCATCTACGTCCGCGACAAGCGCCACCAGGACAGGAAGCCGGGCTCCTGA
- a CDS encoding SAM-dependent methyltransferase, with product MGEQSRIDSSVPHSARIWNHWLGGKDNYPVDQEVGDEFLAIFPGQVDIARHSRAFLGRAVRYLAGEVGMRQFLDIGTGLPTVDNTHEVAQRIAPDARVVYVDNDPLVLTHARALLTSAPEGVTSYIDADIREPDVILAKAAETLDFDRPVALLLLGILGHLTDGEDPEGVLARLVAPLAPGSHVVINDGSDVFGAPGAGGADDTARARAIARYVEAGGIAYNLRSPERITGYFDGLELLEPGVVPVSRWRPEPSPFDEPPEVDAFCGVARVSG from the coding sequence TTGGGAGAGCAGTCACGGATCGACTCGTCGGTTCCGCACTCGGCGCGGATCTGGAACCACTGGCTGGGCGGGAAGGACAACTACCCCGTCGACCAGGAGGTGGGGGACGAGTTCCTCGCGATCTTTCCTGGTCAGGTGGACATCGCGCGGCATTCGCGGGCGTTCCTCGGGCGCGCCGTCCGGTATCTGGCGGGCGAGGTCGGGATGCGGCAGTTCCTCGACATCGGCACCGGCCTGCCCACCGTGGACAACACCCACGAGGTCGCGCAGCGGATCGCGCCCGACGCGCGGGTGGTGTACGTGGACAACGATCCCCTCGTCCTCACCCATGCCCGCGCGCTGCTGACCTCCGCGCCCGAGGGCGTCACCTCCTACATCGACGCCGACATCCGCGAGCCGGACGTGATCCTGGCGAAGGCCGCCGAGACGCTCGACTTCGACCGGCCGGTGGCCCTGCTGCTCCTCGGGATCCTCGGTCACCTGACCGACGGCGAGGATCCCGAAGGGGTCCTCGCCCGGCTGGTGGCGCCGCTCGCGCCGGGCAGCCACGTCGTCATCAACGACGGCAGCGACGTCTTCGGGGCGCCGGGCGCGGGCGGTGCCGACGACACCGCCCGCGCCCGCGCGATCGCCCGGTACGTCGAGGCGGGCGGGATCGCCTACAACCTCCGCTCCCCCGAGCGCATCACCGGGTACTTCGACGGCCTGGAGCTGCTGGAACCGGGGGTCGTGCCGGTGTCGCGCTGGCGTCCCGAGCCGTCGCCGTTCGACGAGCCGCCCGAGGTGGACGCCTTCTGCGGCGTCGCCCGCGTCAGCGGCTGA
- a CDS encoding acyl-CoA dehydrogenase family protein, protein MDLEFGAADEEFRGEVRGWLREHVPARPLPSLETAEGFAAHREWERTLGAARLGVVSWPEEYGGRGASVLQWLVFEEEYYAAGAPGRVSQNGINLLAPTLLKHGTPEQLARILPPMAAGEVIWAQAWSEPGAGSDLAALRATATRTDGGWLLDGQKTWSSRAAFADRGFGLFRSDAESSRHKGLTYLMFPLDAEGVTVRPIGRLDGKPAFAELFLDKVFVPDEDVIGAPGDGWRVAMATAGNERGLTLRSPGRFTAAAERLVELWKERADASGDALRDRVADAWIRARAYRLKGFETVSRDDDIGAESSLNKVFWSELDVALHETALDLLGPDGELESEWLENYVFSLAGPIYAGTNEIQRNVIAERLLGLPRGSR, encoded by the coding sequence ATGGATCTTGAGTTCGGGGCGGCGGACGAGGAGTTCCGCGGCGAGGTGCGGGGATGGCTGCGCGAGCACGTCCCGGCGCGGCCCCTCCCGTCGCTGGAGACCGCGGAGGGCTTCGCGGCGCACCGGGAGTGGGAGCGGACGCTCGGGGCGGCGCGGCTGGGCGTGGTGTCGTGGCCGGAGGAGTACGGCGGGCGCGGCGCGTCGGTGCTCCAGTGGCTGGTCTTCGAGGAGGAGTACTACGCGGCGGGCGCGCCGGGGCGGGTCAGCCAGAACGGCATCAACCTGCTGGCGCCGACGCTGCTCAAGCACGGGACGCCCGAGCAGCTCGCGCGGATCCTGCCGCCGATGGCGGCGGGCGAGGTGATCTGGGCGCAGGCGTGGTCGGAGCCGGGCGCGGGCAGCGACCTCGCGGCCCTGCGGGCGACGGCGACCCGGACCGACGGCGGCTGGCTGCTGGACGGGCAGAAGACGTGGAGCTCGCGGGCCGCGTTCGCCGACCGGGGCTTCGGGCTGTTCCGGTCCGACGCCGAGTCGTCCCGCCACAAGGGCCTCACCTACCTGATGTTCCCGCTGGACGCCGAGGGCGTGACGGTCCGCCCGATCGGGCGGCTGGACGGCAAGCCGGCGTTCGCCGAGCTGTTCCTCGACAAGGTCTTCGTCCCCGACGAGGACGTCATCGGCGCGCCCGGGGACGGCTGGCGGGTCGCGATGGCCACGGCCGGCAACGAGCGCGGCCTCACGCTGCGCAGCCCCGGGCGGTTCACCGCGGCGGCCGAGCGGCTCGTGGAGCTGTGGAAGGAGCGCGCGGACGCCTCCGGCGACGCGCTGCGGGACCGGGTCGCGGACGCCTGGATCAGGGCGCGGGCCTACCGGCTCAAGGGGTTCGAGACGGTCTCGCGGGACGACGACATCGGCGCGGAGTCGAGCCTGAACAAGGTGTTCTGGTCGGAGCTGGACGTGGCGCTGCACGAGACCGCGCTCGATCTGCTCGGCCCGGACGGCGAGCTGGAGTCGGAGTGGCTGGAGAACTACGTGTTCTCGCTGGCCGGCCCCATCTACGCGGGCACGAACGAGATCCAGCGCAACGTGATCGCCGAGCGGCTGCTCGGCCTGCCGAGGGGGTCGCGGTGA
- a CDS encoding acyl-CoA dehydrogenase family protein has protein sequence MKFVLSAEQRMFGETLRKLLGTAGTAGAARAWAAGDAGPGLALWSAVAEAGAFAVAVPEEAGGAGLLPVELAVAAEELGRAAAPGPYVETLAAAELLGGSPWLPRVAAGEAVVTLAVPHALDADVADLVLTADGAERKATGEAARSLDPARRLFRVPEGAGFTDLGVLLCAAQQVGLGQALLEVSVEYARTRRQFGRPIGEYQAIKHHLASAMVELEFARPLVYGAALAYGTPDFARDASAAKVAASEASYGMAKTALQVHGAIGYTDEYDPSLWIRKARALYSAWGTVAEHRARVVAAL, from the coding sequence GTGAAGTTCGTTCTCTCCGCCGAGCAGCGGATGTTCGGCGAGACGCTGCGCAAGCTGCTGGGCACGGCCGGCACCGCCGGGGCCGCCCGCGCCTGGGCGGCCGGGGACGCCGGCCCGGGGCTGGCCCTGTGGTCGGCGGTCGCCGAGGCCGGGGCGTTCGCGGTGGCCGTGCCGGAGGAGGCGGGCGGCGCGGGGCTGCTGCCGGTCGAGCTGGCCGTCGCGGCGGAGGAGCTGGGGCGGGCCGCCGCGCCCGGCCCCTACGTGGAGACGCTCGCCGCCGCCGAGCTGCTCGGCGGGTCGCCGTGGCTGCCGCGCGTCGCCGCGGGCGAGGCGGTCGTGACGCTCGCCGTCCCGCACGCGCTGGACGCCGACGTCGCCGACCTGGTGCTCACCGCCGACGGCGCGGAGCGGAAGGCGACCGGGGAGGCCGCCCGGTCGCTCGACCCGGCGCGGCGGCTGTTCCGCGTCCCCGAGGGCGCGGGGTTCACCGACCTCGGCGTGCTGCTGTGCGCGGCGCAGCAGGTGGGGCTCGGGCAGGCGCTGCTGGAGGTGTCGGTCGAGTACGCCAGGACGCGGCGGCAGTTCGGCCGCCCGATCGGCGAGTACCAGGCGATCAAGCACCATCTGGCGAGCGCGATGGTCGAGCTGGAGTTCGCCCGCCCGCTGGTGTACGGGGCGGCGCTGGCGTACGGGACGCCGGACTTCGCGCGGGACGCGTCCGCCGCGAAGGTCGCCGCGTCGGAGGCGTCCTACGGGATGGCCAAGACCGCGCTCCAGGTGCACGGTGCGATCGGCTACACCGACGAGTACGACCCGTCGCTGTGGATCCGCAAGGCGCGGGCCCTGTACTCGGCGTGGGGCACCGTGGCCGAGCACAGGGCACGCGTCGTCGCCGCCCTCTAG
- a CDS encoding FadD3 family acyl-CoA ligase: MNELTIPELVARAANEFPDAEAVVDGDVRVTYAELREQVRQVTGAFVGAGFVPGDRIAVWAPNGLRWIVTVLGALGAGATLVPLNTRYKGDEARWPLSKSEAKILFVEDGFLGIDYPGMLGVEGSGAPGLPALRTVVTFNGPARPGVISWDDFTAGAVSPDEADARAAAVRPETVADILFTSGTTGRPKGAVVTHEQNVLTYRAWTGRTGVRAGDRYLIVNPMFHSFGYKAGVLACVMRGATMVLQRTFDVPETLRLIEQEKITVLPGPPTVYTALLHAPGRDEHDLSSLRLAVTGAGDVPVTLVRRIKDELFPQVVTAYGLTEASGTVTACSVDDDDQTIATTSGRPIPDVEVAIVDGEGGRVPAGTDGRILVRGYNVMKGYLDDPEATAEAIRDGWLDTGDRGRLDERGNLTITGRTKEMFVVGGFNVYPAEVENALARHDAVAESGVVGVPDARMGEVGRAYVRLRPGAAATRDELVAHCRERLANFKVPREVVFVDDLPKTASGKIWRVKLKERDRA, translated from the coding sequence ATGAACGAGCTGACGATTCCGGAGTTGGTGGCGCGGGCGGCGAACGAGTTTCCGGACGCGGAGGCGGTCGTGGACGGCGACGTCCGGGTCACCTACGCCGAGCTGCGGGAGCAGGTCCGCCAGGTTACGGGCGCGTTCGTCGGGGCCGGTTTCGTGCCGGGGGACCGCATCGCCGTCTGGGCGCCCAACGGCCTGCGCTGGATCGTCACCGTGCTCGGTGCCCTCGGCGCGGGCGCGACGCTCGTCCCGCTCAACACCCGCTACAAGGGCGACGAGGCGCGGTGGCCGCTCTCCAAGTCCGAGGCGAAGATCCTCTTCGTGGAGGACGGGTTCCTCGGCATCGACTACCCCGGCATGCTCGGCGTGGAAGGATCCGGCGCCCCCGGGCTGCCCGCGCTGCGGACGGTCGTCACGTTCAACGGCCCCGCGCGCCCGGGAGTGATCTCCTGGGACGACTTCACCGCCGGGGCCGTCTCCCCGGACGAGGCCGACGCGCGGGCGGCGGCCGTCCGCCCGGAGACCGTCGCCGACATCCTGTTCACCTCCGGGACGACCGGCAGGCCCAAGGGCGCCGTCGTCACCCACGAGCAGAACGTCCTCACCTACCGGGCGTGGACGGGCCGCACCGGCGTGCGGGCAGGCGACCGCTACCTCATCGTCAACCCGATGTTCCACTCGTTCGGCTACAAGGCGGGCGTGCTGGCGTGCGTGATGCGGGGCGCCACGATGGTGCTGCAACGCACGTTCGACGTCCCGGAGACGCTGCGGCTGATCGAGCAGGAGAAGATCACCGTCCTGCCGGGGCCGCCGACCGTCTACACCGCGCTGCTGCACGCCCCGGGCCGGGACGAGCACGACCTGTCGAGCCTCCGGCTCGCTGTGACGGGCGCGGGAGACGTGCCCGTCACGCTGGTGCGGCGCATCAAGGACGAGCTGTTCCCGCAGGTGGTGACCGCGTACGGGCTGACCGAAGCGTCCGGGACGGTCACGGCCTGCTCGGTGGACGACGACGACCAGACCATCGCCACCACGTCCGGCCGGCCCATCCCCGACGTCGAGGTCGCGATCGTCGACGGCGAGGGCGGGCGCGTCCCGGCCGGGACCGACGGCAGGATCCTCGTCCGCGGCTACAACGTCATGAAGGGCTACCTGGACGACCCGGAGGCGACCGCCGAGGCGATCCGCGACGGCTGGCTCGACACCGGCGACCGCGGGCGCCTCGACGAGCGCGGCAACCTCACCATCACCGGGCGCACCAAGGAGATGTTCGTCGTCGGCGGGTTCAACGTGTACCCGGCCGAGGTCGAGAACGCCCTCGCCCGCCACGACGCCGTCGCCGAGTCGGGCGTCGTCGGCGTCCCGGACGCGCGCATGGGCGAGGTGGGCCGCGCCTACGTCCGGCTCCGCCCCGGCGCCGCGGCCACGCGGGACGAGCTGGTCGCGCACTGCCGGGAGCGGCTCGCGAACTTCAAGGTCCCCCGGGAGGTCGTCTTCGTGGACGACCTCCCGAAGACCGCGTCCGGCAAGATCTGGCGCGTGAAGCTCAAGGAGCGCGACCGCGCCTAG
- a CDS encoding Coagulation factor 5/8 type domain-containing protein — protein MPVRRAACVPILLVLLLALLPAPRANAEGEPREVRGYIDAHSHLMAYEAFGGALMCGKPFDPRGIQEALRDCPDHAGNGVLAWWENFNKYGTPFGTHDPTGWPTFKDWPAYDSRTHQQVYYEWLERSWRAGQRVLVNHLVDNRQLCEIYPLKRTPCDEMASIRVQAQRMREMQSFIDERTGGPGKGWFRIVRDSAQARQVIEDGKLAVVLGIETSEPFGCRLVGGAPACTRADIDRGLDEARSLGVASMFVCHKYDNALCGVRFDGGVAGAFVNLANFVGTGRFWQAETCTGAAHDNTIAPAGEVGDALQPILKLLGMAGITLPIYPSGPHCNVRGLSDLGAYMIQGMMKRHMIVEVDHMSAKAAGQALGILEAARYPGVISSHSWMDATYLPRVYRLGGMVAGYGSAADRFTAEWRRDKAQRDPARPFGYGYGLDANGMGALPGPRTGGDAGPLRYPFASPIDPAVKLDRLRAGLRTWDLNTDGVANYGLVPDWIADIRAVGGPEITEDMARGAEVYLRMWRAAETAPS, from the coding sequence ATGCCCGTCCGACGTGCCGCCTGCGTTCCGATCCTTCTCGTTCTCCTGCTCGCACTCCTGCCCGCCCCCCGCGCGAACGCGGAGGGCGAGCCGCGCGAGGTGCGCGGCTACATCGACGCCCACAGCCACCTGATGGCCTACGAAGCGTTCGGCGGCGCGCTCATGTGCGGCAAGCCGTTCGACCCGCGCGGCATCCAGGAGGCGCTGCGCGACTGCCCCGACCACGCGGGCAACGGCGTGCTCGCCTGGTGGGAGAACTTCAACAAGTACGGCACCCCGTTCGGCACCCACGACCCGACCGGCTGGCCGACGTTCAAGGACTGGCCCGCCTACGACTCCCGCACCCACCAGCAGGTGTACTACGAGTGGCTGGAGCGGTCCTGGCGGGCCGGGCAGCGCGTCCTCGTCAACCACCTGGTGGACAACCGGCAGCTCTGCGAGATCTATCCGCTCAAGCGCACCCCCTGCGACGAGATGGCCTCGATCCGGGTCCAGGCGCAGCGGATGCGGGAGATGCAGAGCTTCATCGACGAGCGCACCGGCGGCCCCGGCAAGGGCTGGTTCCGGATCGTGCGCGACTCGGCGCAGGCCCGCCAGGTCATCGAGGACGGAAAGCTCGCCGTCGTCCTCGGCATCGAGACCTCCGAACCCTTCGGCTGCCGGCTCGTGGGCGGCGCACCGGCCTGCACCCGCGCCGACATCGACCGGGGGCTGGACGAGGCGCGGAGCCTCGGCGTGGCCTCGATGTTCGTGTGCCACAAATACGACAACGCGCTGTGCGGCGTGCGGTTCGACGGCGGTGTGGCGGGCGCGTTCGTCAACCTCGCCAACTTCGTCGGCACCGGGCGGTTCTGGCAGGCCGAGACGTGCACCGGCGCCGCGCACGACAACACGATCGCCCCGGCGGGCGAGGTCGGCGACGCCCTCCAGCCGATCCTGAAGCTGCTCGGAATGGCGGGGATCACGCTCCCGATCTATCCGAGCGGCCCGCACTGCAACGTCCGGGGGCTCAGCGACCTCGGCGCGTACATGATCCAGGGGATGATGAAGCGGCACATGATCGTCGAGGTCGACCACATGAGCGCGAAGGCCGCCGGCCAGGCCCTCGGCATCCTGGAGGCCGCGCGGTATCCCGGTGTCATCTCGTCCCACAGCTGGATGGACGCGACCTATCTGCCCCGCGTCTACCGGCTCGGCGGCATGGTGGCCGGATACGGCAGCGCGGCCGACCGGTTCACCGCGGAGTGGCGGCGCGACAAGGCGCAGCGCGATCCGGCCCGCCCGTTCGGCTACGGGTACGGGCTCGACGCCAACGGCATGGGCGCGCTGCCGGGGCCCCGCACGGGCGGGGACGCGGGCCCGCTGCGCTACCCGTTCGCCTCGCCGATCGACCCGGCGGTGAAGCTCGACCGGCTCCGCGCCGGGCTGCGCACCTGGGACCTCAACACCGACGGCGTCGCCAACTACGGCCTCGTCCCGGACTGGATCGCCGACATCCGCGCGGTCGGCGGGCCGGAGATCACCGAGGACATGGCGCGCGGCGCGGAGGTCTACCTGCGGATGTGGCGCGCCGCCGAAACCGCGCCGTCGTAA
- a CDS encoding aminoglycoside phosphotransferase family protein, with amino-acid sequence MSTSIRIDVPEALAASHSKHFGASGRAWIAALPDLANEFLDRWALRPDGPGRHGVASLVLPVTRADGTPAALKLQPVTDEHATEPVGLRVWDGEGAVRLLDHDPGTGTMLLERLDATRPLSSVADDDTALGVLADLLVRLVAVPAPEGLRRLADIAAAMLDEVPGAVPALGDPADRRLVRTCASAVAELVGEPGDRLLHWDLHYDNVLAAEREPWLAIDPKPLAGDPGFDLLPALDDRWDEVVAGGDVTRAVLRRFDLLTEALGLDRKRATGWTLGRVLQNALWDVEDGETALDPAQVAIATALLRHRAG; translated from the coding sequence ATGAGCACGTCGATCCGCATCGACGTCCCCGAGGCGCTCGCCGCCTCGCACAGCAAGCACTTCGGCGCGTCCGGCCGCGCCTGGATCGCCGCGCTGCCCGACCTGGCCAACGAGTTCCTGGACCGCTGGGCGCTGCGCCCGGACGGCCCGGGACGGCACGGCGTGGCCTCGCTCGTCCTGCCGGTGACCCGCGCGGACGGCACGCCCGCCGCGCTCAAGCTCCAGCCGGTCACCGACGAGCACGCCACCGAACCGGTCGGCCTGCGCGTATGGGACGGCGAAGGGGCCGTGCGCCTGCTCGACCACGACCCGGGCACCGGCACGATGCTGCTCGAACGCCTGGACGCGACCCGGCCGCTGTCATCGGTGGCCGACGACGACACCGCCTTGGGCGTCCTGGCCGACTTGCTGGTCCGCCTGGTCGCGGTCCCCGCGCCCGAGGGGCTGCGCCGCCTGGCCGACATCGCCGCCGCCATGCTCGACGAGGTTCCCGGCGCCGTCCCCGCGCTGGGCGACCCGGCCGACCGGCGGCTGGTGCGGACGTGCGCGTCCGCCGTGGCCGAACTCGTCGGCGAGCCCGGCGACCGCCTGCTCCACTGGGACCTGCACTACGACAACGTCCTCGCCGCCGAGCGTGAACCCTGGCTGGCCATCGACCCCAAGCCCCTCGCCGGCGACCCCGGCTTCGACCTGCTGCCGGCGCTGGACGACCGCTGGGACGAGGTGGTCGCGGGCGGCGACGTGACCCGGGCGGTCCTGCGCCGCTTCGACCTGCTGACCGAGGCCCTCGGCCTGGACCGGAAGCGGGCGACCGGCTGGACGCTCGGCCGCGTGCTGCAGAACGCGCTGTGGGACGTCGAGGACGGCGAGACCGCACTGGACCCCGCCCAGGTCGCCATCGCCACCGCCCTGCTCCGCCATCGCGCGGGCTGA
- a CDS encoding HNH endonuclease family protein, protein MRRLLMLALPAALSAALLGATAAPASATPPGIPSAATAESRLAALTVAAESHGSTYDRDLFPHWITISGTCNTRETVLKRDGTNVTTDSACAAKSGKWYSPYDGATWTQASDLDIDHMVPLAEAWASGAWSWTTSRRQSFANDLAGPQLWAVTDNVNQAKSDKDPAEWKPSVAAFRCTYARAWIQVKWSWGLTVDGSEKSALTTMLGTC, encoded by the coding sequence ATGCGACGACTCCTCATGCTCGCGCTCCCCGCCGCCCTGAGCGCGGCACTGCTCGGCGCGACGGCCGCGCCCGCGTCCGCCACACCACCCGGCATCCCGTCCGCCGCCACGGCGGAGAGCCGCCTGGCCGCCCTCACCGTGGCCGCCGAATCCCACGGGAGCACCTACGACCGCGACCTGTTCCCGCACTGGATCACCATCTCCGGGACGTGCAACACCCGCGAGACCGTGCTGAAGCGGGACGGCACGAACGTCACCACCGATTCCGCGTGCGCCGCGAAGTCCGGCAAGTGGTACTCGCCCTACGACGGCGCCACCTGGACGCAGGCGTCCGACCTGGACATCGACCACATGGTGCCGCTCGCCGAGGCGTGGGCGTCCGGCGCCTGGTCCTGGACGACCTCGCGCCGCCAGTCGTTCGCCAACGACCTCGCGGGCCCCCAGCTGTGGGCCGTCACCGACAACGTCAACCAGGCGAAGAGCGACAAGGACCCGGCCGAGTGGAAGCCGTCGGTCGCCGCCTTCCGCTGCACCTACGCCCGGGCCTGGATCCAGGTGAAGTGGTCCTGGGGCCTGACCGTGGACGGCTCGGAGAAGAGCGCCCTCACCACGATGCTCGGCACCTGCTGA
- a CDS encoding TetR family transcriptional regulator C-terminal domain-containing protein has protein sequence MPGAGRRAAHDPALAEEQRNRYRTWSEALQLVLATSGHPSGPLLEEAAETVMTVVDGIGSQAVFDLGRWPAERQERQMRRQVTHVLSDLRRPVGNGAAEELGAGCELQPATLGQFIDRSARRGWPRSQFGHAPRVVNRSR, from the coding sequence CTGCCCGGCGCAGGAAGGCGGGCCGCCCATGACCCGGCCCTCGCCGAGGAGCAGCGCAACCGCTACCGGACGTGGAGCGAGGCCCTCCAGCTCGTCCTTGCGACGTCGGGCCATCCATCCGGCCCGCTCCTGGAGGAGGCCGCCGAGACCGTTATGACCGTCGTGGACGGCATCGGGAGCCAGGCCGTGTTCGACCTCGGCCGCTGGCCCGCCGAACGACAAGAGCGCCAGATGCGCCGGCAGGTGACGCACGTCCTATCAGACCTGCGTCGTCCAGTCGGGAATGGAGCGGCAGAGGAGCTTGGAGCAGGCTGCGAACTGCAGCCTGCAACGCTCGGGCAGTTCATCGACCGGTCGGCCCGGCGCGGCTGGCCGAGGTCACAGTTCGGTCATGCTCCTCGTGTGGTGAATCGCTCCCGATAA